One genomic region from Candidatus Polarisedimenticolaceae bacterium encodes:
- a CDS encoding chalcone isomerase family protein has product MLKKSAAALVLLLAATAPAFAASKAGVTLPDTVQVDGKTLLLNGLGLREATFLKIDVYVAGLYVEKKSSDPAVLLGPGPKQLRMHFVRGVGSGDLVKNWQEGIARNVKGAEADAVKERFDRVYAVMADVAEGDEMVLTEIPEKGVTLSLKGKDLVTIPGADFAKALWSIWFGTPPNPELKEGLLGKLD; this is encoded by the coding sequence ATGCTGAAGAAGTCGGCTGCTGCGCTCGTCCTGCTCCTCGCCGCCACGGCTCCCGCTTTCGCCGCCTCGAAAGCGGGCGTCACGCTCCCCGATACGGTGCAGGTGGACGGGAAGACGCTGCTCCTGAACGGCCTCGGATTGCGCGAGGCGACCTTCCTGAAGATCGACGTCTACGTCGCCGGGCTGTACGTCGAGAAGAAATCCTCCGATCCGGCGGTCCTCCTCGGCCCCGGTCCCAAGCAGCTTCGCATGCACTTCGTCCGCGGCGTCGGCTCCGGGGACCTCGTGAAGAACTGGCAGGAAGGGATCGCCCGCAACGTGAAGGGCGCCGAGGCCGACGCGGTGAAAGAGCGCTTCGACCGGGTCTACGCCGTCATGGCCGATGTGGCGGAGGGCGACGAGATGGTGCTCACGGAGATCCCCGAGAAGGGGGTCACGCTCTCCCTCAAGGGGAAGGACCTGGTCACGATCCCGGGCGCGGATTTCGCGAAGGCGCTTTGGAGCATCTGGTTCGGCACGCCGCCCAATCCGGAGCTCAAGGAAGGGTTGCTCGGGAAGCTCGACTGA
- a CDS encoding tetratricopeptide repeat protein, with translation MRRLLLAGILGGLLAASAEARAPRLLTHAEWERVVRQAGIDPASIPDPIEPTRAIREAALRLGYGTSHLAQLASMQAAMFDGGDYVFDYDTDLSLTAAEAFEAGRGNCVSFTNLFIALGRSRGIPVRLAVVEREARAEREGDLVLVNTHVVAAYAHSGKLTVYDFYRLRRDEVRGIRLLDDIWVTGIYLNNLAVRRLRTGDLEGANAVLDQALRLVPDFVGALGNLGVVRRRRGDLEGAFDAYRRALEISPRDATVLGNLAALYRGLGRPREAAAALRSADLRAATPWALLVRGDLEAADGHVEAALSWYRKARRLAPDLAEVWTAIAQAEATRGRSKAALKAANRALELEPENEAAAKVREGLTARPRP, from the coding sequence ATGCGGCGCCTGCTTCTCGCCGGGATCCTCGGGGGGCTGCTGGCCGCCTCCGCCGAGGCCCGGGCTCCCCGCCTCCTGACCCACGCCGAGTGGGAGCGCGTCGTGCGCCAGGCGGGAATCGATCCCGCCTCGATCCCCGACCCGATCGAGCCGACGCGTGCGATCCGCGAGGCGGCGTTGCGCCTGGGCTACGGGACGAGCCACCTGGCGCAGTTGGCCTCGATGCAGGCGGCGATGTTCGACGGAGGCGACTACGTCTTCGACTACGACACGGATCTCTCCCTGACCGCCGCGGAGGCGTTCGAGGCGGGACGGGGGAACTGCGTCTCCTTCACGAACCTCTTCATCGCGCTGGGCCGGAGCCGCGGGATCCCCGTTCGGCTGGCCGTCGTGGAGCGGGAGGCCCGCGCGGAGCGTGAGGGGGACCTCGTCCTCGTCAACACGCACGTCGTCGCGGCGTACGCCCATTCCGGCAAGCTGACCGTGTACGACTTCTACCGGCTCCGTCGCGACGAGGTACGGGGGATCCGACTCCTGGACGACATCTGGGTGACCGGGATCTACCTCAACAACCTCGCGGTCCGCAGGCTGAGAACGGGGGACCTCGAAGGAGCGAACGCCGTGCTCGATCAGGCCCTGAGGCTGGTTCCGGATTTCGTCGGCGCCCTCGGGAACCTGGGCGTCGTCCGGCGCCGCCGGGGCGATCTGGAGGGGGCGTTCGACGCCTATCGACGGGCTCTCGAGATCTCCCCCCGCGACGCCACCGTGTTGGGGAACCTGGCCGCGCTCTACCGGGGGCTCGGGCGGCCGCGCGAGGCGGCGGCGGCGCTCCGCAGCGCGGACCTTCGCGCCGCGACCCCCTGGGCGCTGCTCGTCCGCGGGGACCTCGAGGCCGCGGACGGACACGTGGAGGCCGCGTTGTCCTGGTACCGCAAGGCGCGCAGGCTCGCGCCGGACCTCGCCGAAGTGTGGACGGCGATCGCCCAGGCGGAGGCGACGCGAGGCCGGTCGAAGGCGGCCCTCAAGGCGGCGAACCGCGCGCTGGAGCTCGAGCCGGAGAACGAGGCCGCGGCGAAGGTCCGCGAGGGACTGACGGCGCGGCCCCGGCCCTGA